From a single Loigolactobacillus coryniformis subsp. coryniformis KCTC 3167 = DSM 20001 genomic region:
- a CDS encoding NAD(P)H-hydrate dehydratase — protein MQQITKSLVQQVIRPRTQESHKGNFGRVLTIGGNQNFGGAIIMSASAAVYSGAGLVTCATAPQNFISLHARLPEAMVVDYQDEKMLAELIPQMDVIVIGPGLGTDVTALAILKFVFTQVQPQQNLIIDGSAITLVAQEKLALPQAQIIFTPHQMEWQRLSGIPVAQQTPAKNQAIQQKLAATVIVKSHRTEIYLPDSTIMWQNPVGSAAMATGGMGDCLTGILAGFLAQFSADRAQTILAAVYTHSAISDQLAQKQYVTLPTQIIAALPKYMAEMAS, from the coding sequence GTGCAACAGATTACAAAATCGCTTGTGCAACAGGTGATTCGACCACGAACACAAGAAAGTCATAAAGGCAATTTTGGCCGGGTATTGACGATCGGTGGTAACCAAAATTTTGGTGGTGCGATTATTATGAGTGCTAGTGCTGCCGTTTATAGCGGTGCCGGTTTGGTTACGTGTGCCACGGCACCGCAGAATTTTATCAGTTTGCATGCCCGCTTGCCAGAAGCAATGGTGGTGGATTATCAGGATGAAAAGATGCTGGCTGAGTTGATTCCGCAAATGGATGTGATCGTGATTGGCCCTGGCTTAGGCACTGACGTCACCGCCTTGGCTATTTTGAAATTTGTTTTTACTCAAGTACAGCCGCAGCAGAATCTAATTATTGACGGTTCTGCGATCACTTTGGTTGCACAGGAAAAACTAGCTTTACCGCAGGCGCAAATTATTTTCACACCGCATCAAATGGAATGGCAACGGCTATCGGGCATCCCCGTCGCCCAACAAACGCCGGCCAAGAATCAAGCAATCCAGCAAAAATTAGCCGCAACCGTGATCGTTAAATCACACCGGACAGAAATTTATTTACCGGATTCAACGATAATGTGGCAGAATCCAGTTGGTTCGGCGGCAATGGCCACTGGCGGTATGGGCGATTGTTTAACTGGAATTTTGGCTGGCTTTTTGGCACAATTTTCTGCTGATCGCGCGCAAACGATTTTAGCGGCGGTTTACACTCATAGTGCAATCAGTGACCAGTTGGCACAAAAGCAATATGTAACGTTACCCACGCAAATCATTGCCGCGTTGCCAAAATATATGGCAGAAATGGCGT